The Roseovarius sp. EL26 genome has a window encoding:
- a CDS encoding acetyl-CoA carboxylase biotin carboxylase subunit family protein, with the protein MTTSKPVIGFLNPQAYMQDAIADMRNRLDVRILTPETWDAAEIDDVVTHCQAEGIQAVAGFAQKDAFHHILINERLGNPTISRLAFLYCMNKYLMRTLEADPFWFAPIDPLSESDDDIIAKIAEWPFMLKNTSLSLGRGIFKVKTPDDLRAVLADYRADTALQDLIAFQNETFSKGIPAEQIPPVVPPFIAEHLVDMNTAIEYCYEGYITATGEVVHYALTEEVYFSNHQALGYLTPPLSLSAEQTSQIEAWVNDYMGRMSDLGYHNQFFNLEFWIMPDGTIALTEINPRAAHSYHYNYVYSFGSSLFEDNLSLVADGGKLPDTPWRKWRAGEDHNYTLIVLITAKQTGQVSDILNYAYVDHLEQNEGILIRHTKQRNDTLTAGDMTAAGAMLQQIWITGRTAQELIAKEREIRAKIYLQAQEGSDYPDYWVA; encoded by the coding sequence ATGACCACAAGCAAACCAGTCATCGGGTTTCTCAACCCCCAAGCCTATATGCAAGATGCAATTGCGGATATGCGTAACCGCTTGGACGTGCGTATCCTGACGCCTGAAACGTGGGATGCCGCTGAAATTGATGACGTCGTCACTCACTGTCAAGCCGAAGGCATTCAGGCCGTGGCAGGGTTTGCCCAAAAAGACGCCTTTCATCATATCTTGATCAACGAACGCCTTGGCAATCCAACAATTTCCCGTCTGGCGTTTTTGTATTGCATGAACAAATATCTGATGCGCACGCTCGAGGCCGACCCATTCTGGTTTGCCCCAATAGATCCGCTGTCTGAAAGCGATGACGATATCATCGCAAAGATCGCTGAATGGCCGTTCATGCTGAAAAACACCTCACTGTCGTTGGGACGTGGGATCTTCAAGGTCAAAACCCCCGATGATCTACGCGCCGTTCTGGCTGATTATCGTGCTGATACCGCCTTGCAAGACCTGATCGCCTTTCAGAACGAGACATTCTCAAAGGGCATCCCAGCCGAACAAATACCCCCCGTCGTGCCGCCGTTTATCGCCGAACATCTGGTCGATATGAATACGGCGATTGAATACTGCTACGAGGGCTATATCACCGCCACCGGCGAAGTCGTGCACTATGCCCTGACCGAAGAGGTGTATTTTTCCAACCATCAGGCATTGGGGTATCTGACCCCGCCCCTGTCATTGTCGGCCGAGCAAACCAGCCAGATCGAGGCTTGGGTCAACGACTACATGGGTCGGATGTCCGATCTGGGCTATCACAATCAGTTCTTCAATCTTGAGTTCTGGATCATGCCCGACGGCACCATCGCCCTGACCGAGATCAACCCCCGCGCCGCGCATAGCTATCACTATAACTATGTCTATTCGTTTGGGTCGTCCCTGTTCGAAGACAACCTCAGCCTTGTGGCAGATGGCGGCAAACTACCCGATACCCCCTGGCGCAAATGGCGCGCAGGCGAAGATCACAACTATACACTGATCGTTCTGATCACCGCCAAACAGACTGGGCAAGTCAGTGATATTCTGAACTATGCTTACGTCGATCATTTGGAACAAAACGAGGGCATCCTGATCCGCCACACCAAGCAACGTAATGACACGTTGACCGCCGGTGACATGACCGCCGCCGGTGCGATGTTGCAGCAGATCTGGATCACCGGGCGCACAGCACAGGAACTGATCGCGAAAGAACGTGAGATTCGTGCAAAGATCTATTTACAGGCGCAAGAAGGCTCTGACTATCCAGACTATTGGGTGGCGTAG
- the surE gene encoding 5'/3'-nucleotidase SurE: protein MRILITNDDGINAPGLAVLEEIATAIAGDTGEVWVVAPAFEQSGVGHCISFTQPMMISQVSERRYAVQGSPADCVLAACHDIMKDARPDLVLSGVNRGNNSAENAVYSGTIGAAMEAALQGVDAIALSQYYGPATQGLADQFETARAYGLKTVRQLLDHGVWTKDDYGIFYNVNFPPVAAKDVQGIRVAHQGFRRDMGFGVQAQNSPSGRKFLWVTGAPQQQPTSEGSDADVNLKGYISVTPMRADLTAHDILSPLKAIET from the coding sequence GTGCGTATCCTCATCACCAATGACGACGGGATCAATGCCCCCGGTCTGGCTGTTCTCGAAGAGATCGCCACTGCCATCGCCGGGGACACGGGCGAGGTTTGGGTTGTTGCACCCGCGTTCGAGCAATCGGGCGTTGGCCACTGCATTTCCTTCACCCAACCGATGATGATCTCGCAGGTATCCGAGCGCCGCTACGCCGTACAAGGCAGCCCCGCAGACTGCGTTCTGGCCGCCTGTCATGACATCATGAAAGACGCGCGCCCTGATCTGGTTCTGTCCGGTGTGAACCGCGGCAATAACTCAGCTGAGAACGCGGTTTACTCTGGCACCATCGGTGCCGCGATGGAGGCCGCACTTCAAGGTGTCGATGCCATCGCGCTCAGCCAATATTACGGCCCCGCCACGCAAGGCCTTGCGGATCAGTTTGAAACCGCCCGTGCATATGGACTGAAAACCGTGCGCCAATTGCTGGATCACGGCGTCTGGACCAAAGATGATTACGGCATTTTTTACAACGTGAACTTCCCACCCGTCGCGGCCAAGGATGTCCAAGGAATCCGCGTCGCCCATCAGGGCTTTCGCCGCGATATGGGCTTTGGTGTGCAGGCGCAAAACTCCCCTTCCGGACGCAAGTTTCTGTGGGTCACAGGCGCACCGCAACAACAACCCACCTCTGAAGGGTCCGATGCAGACGTCAATCTCAAGGGCTACATTTCCGTGACACCGATGCGCGCCGACCTGACAGCCCATGACATTCTATCCCCTCTCAAGGCGATCGAAACATGA
- a CDS encoding twin-arginine translocase TatA/TatE family subunit, which yields MLNNIGLPGILLIAVVVLVLFGRGKISSLMGEVGKGITSFKKGVAEGTKELDEATEEAAETAKDVTPADEKDKV from the coding sequence ATGCTGAACAATATTGGCCTTCCAGGCATTCTGCTGATCGCGGTTGTGGTGCTGGTGCTTTTCGGGCGCGGCAAGATCTCGTCTTTGATGGGCGAAGTGGGTAAGGGCATCACCTCGTTTAAAAAGGGCGTGGCTGAAGGCACCAAAGAGCTAGATGAAGCTACAGAAGAGGCCGCAGAAACCGCGAAAGACGTGACCCCGGCTGACGAAAAAGACAAGGTCTAA
- a CDS encoding FAD-dependent oxidoreductase, whose protein sequence is MKTTTRVAVIGGGVVGCSVLYHLTKLGWSDVMLIERSELTSGSTWHAAGGFHTLNGDTNMAALQGYTIKLYKELEEITGMSCGLHHVGGVTLADNQDRFDMILAERAKHRYMGLDTHIVGPEEINKIAPITNTDGILGALYDPLDGHLDPSGTTHAYARAAKMGGAEIETHCKVTETNQRPDGTWDVVTNKGTIHAEHVVNAGGLWAREVGAMAGVYLPLHPMEHQYIVTDEIAEIYERAEEHPHVMDPAGESYLRQEGRGLCIGFYEQPCKPWAVDGTPWDFGHELLPDDLDKIEDSIAFAYKRFPVLETAGVKSVIHGPFTFASDGNPLVGPIPGLRNYWSACGVMAGFSQGGGVGLMLAQWMIEGECERDVTAMDVARFGDWITPGYTRPKVTENYQKRFSVSYPNEELPAARPFRTTPMYDTFDKMGAVWGAQYGLEVVNYFATGDEPRYETPSFRRSDAWEATAREVKAVREAVGINEVHNFGKYRITGADARDWLDHIMAGRIPKPGRVSLTPMLSPKGRLIGDFTVSGLNEQTFQLTASYGAQANHMRWFLQNQSGDVRIDNISDQLNGFQIAGPKARDVLQACTRDNISDMKFMDLRRATVGMADCLIQRVSYTGDLGYEIYCDPLSQRALWDALWSEGQNHGMKPFGMRAMMSLRLDRFFGSWLSEFSPDYTPVETGMDRFISWGKNADFIGRAAAEAEHASGSARKLVAFEVDALDTDVNAYEPVWINGAVKGFCTSGGYSHHAEKSIALALIPTELAVEGLEVEIEILGQMRPARLITEHLFDPDFSRMRG, encoded by the coding sequence ATGAAAACCACTACGCGTGTGGCCGTCATTGGCGGCGGGGTCGTTGGATGCTCAGTTCTTTATCACCTGACCAAATTAGGCTGGTCTGATGTCATGCTAATTGAACGGTCCGAGCTCACATCAGGCTCGACTTGGCACGCAGCAGGTGGTTTCCATACGTTGAACGGCGATACAAATATGGCCGCCCTGCAGGGCTATACCATCAAGCTCTATAAAGAGCTGGAAGAGATCACTGGCATGTCTTGTGGCCTCCACCACGTCGGCGGCGTCACATTGGCCGACAACCAAGACCGCTTTGATATGATCCTCGCTGAACGCGCCAAGCACCGCTACATGGGTCTGGATACCCACATCGTTGGCCCAGAAGAAATCAACAAAATCGCCCCAATCACCAACACCGATGGCATCTTGGGCGCGCTTTATGATCCGTTGGACGGCCACCTTGACCCTTCGGGCACCACCCACGCCTATGCGCGCGCTGCAAAAATGGGCGGGGCCGAGATTGAAACCCACTGCAAGGTCACGGAAACCAACCAGCGCCCAGATGGCACATGGGATGTGGTTACCAACAAGGGCACCATCCACGCCGAACATGTCGTCAACGCTGGTGGCCTTTGGGCGCGTGAGGTCGGCGCCATGGCTGGCGTCTACTTGCCCCTGCACCCGATGGAGCACCAGTATATCGTCACTGATGAGATCGCCGAGATCTATGAGCGCGCTGAAGAACACCCCCACGTGATGGATCCGGCAGGCGAATCTTACCTGCGCCAAGAGGGCCGCGGTCTGTGCATCGGCTTTTATGAGCAACCCTGTAAACCTTGGGCCGTCGACGGCACCCCATGGGATTTCGGGCACGAACTGCTGCCTGATGATCTGGATAAGATCGAGGACTCCATCGCCTTCGCCTATAAACGCTTCCCGGTTCTGGAAACCGCAGGCGTCAAATCCGTGATCCACGGCCCCTTCACCTTTGCCTCTGATGGCAACCCACTGGTCGGGCCCATTCCGGGCCTGCGCAACTATTGGTCGGCCTGTGGCGTCATGGCCGGGTTCAGTCAGGGCGGCGGCGTCGGCCTCATGCTGGCCCAATGGATGATCGAAGGCGAATGCGAACGCGATGTCACGGCGATGGACGTTGCCCGCTTTGGCGATTGGATCACGCCGGGCTACACCCGCCCAAAGGTCACGGAAAACTATCAAAAGCGCTTTTCCGTCTCTTACCCAAACGAGGAACTTCCTGCCGCCCGCCCGTTCCGCACCACCCCGATGTACGACACCTTCGACAAAATGGGCGCCGTCTGGGGCGCGCAATACGGGCTTGAGGTGGTCAATTACTTCGCGACAGGTGACGAGCCGCGCTATGAAACTCCATCTTTCCGCCGCTCCGACGCGTGGGAGGCCACAGCGCGCGAGGTCAAAGCCGTGCGCGAGGCCGTCGGCATTAACGAGGTTCACAACTTCGGCAAATACCGCATCACCGGCGCGGATGCCCGCGACTGGCTTGATCACATCATGGCGGGCCGCATCCCAAAACCGGGTCGCGTGTCACTGACCCCGATGCTCAGCCCCAAGGGCCGCTTGATTGGTGATTTCACCGTGTCAGGCCTGAATGAACAAACCTTCCAGCTTACCGCCTCTTATGGCGCGCAGGCCAACCACATGCGCTGGTTCCTGCAAAACCAATCGGGCGACGTGCGCATCGACAATATCTCGGATCAGCTCAACGGTTTCCAAATCGCCGGGCCAAAGGCGCGTGATGTTCTGCAAGCCTGTACCCGCGACAATATCAGCGACATGAAATTCATGGACCTGCGCCGCGCCACCGTCGGTATGGCCGATTGCCTGATCCAACGCGTCAGCTACACCGGTGATCTGGGGTACGAGATCTACTGCGACCCACTGTCCCAACGCGCCCTGTGGGATGCGCTGTGGTCAGAGGGGCAAAACCACGGCATGAAACCCTTTGGCATGCGCGCGATGATGTCCCTGCGGCTTGATCGCTTCTTTGGCTCGTGGCTGTCAGAATTCTCGCCCGACTACACCCCAGTTGAAACCGGCATGGACCGCTTCATCAGCTGGGGCAAAAACGCCGATTTCATCGGTCGTGCCGCCGCCGAGGCGGAACACGCCTCAGGATCCGCCCGCAAGCTGGTCGCATTCGAGGTCGATGCGCTGGATACTGACGTCAACGCCTATGAGCCCGTGTGGATCAACGGCGCGGTCAAAGGCTTCTGCACCTCTGGTGGCTATTCACACCATGCGGAAAAATCCATCGCACTGGCCCTGATCCCCACGGAATTGGCAGTTGAGGGCCTTGAGGTCGAAATCGAAATCCTCGGCCAAATGCGCCCTGCTCGTCTGATCACCGAACACCTGTTTGATCCGGATTTCAGCCGCATGCGGGGGTAA
- a CDS encoding M23 family metallopeptidase: MTHRRVSPRIMLAGSALLALTACEEPLDWDLRNQVGNGAATSNAALGATADRPQPDARGIISYPGYQVAVARRGDTVNSLAARIGANASQLASFNGVKPEDNLRDGEVLALPGRVAEPSGGPIQPNGNVDISTLAGSAIDKADSQTVKTSTLSPSPIQQTGVEPIRHKVERGETAFTIARLYNVSVRSLSEWNGLDSNFTVREGQFLMIPVALPGKKNEPFDAGAATVTTSTPGSGSPTPTPPSASKPLPDEKTVPVSEPVKTTTIAPDLGAEQSKSTARMGYPVQGNIVRDYEKGKNEGIDIAAKAGSAVKSAADGVVAAVTQDTRGTSIIVIKHPGNLLTVYSNIDAVAVKKGGAVNRGQKIAQISKQGAEALHFEIRKGTDSTDPIPYLK, from the coding sequence ATGACCCACCGCAGAGTTTCCCCCCGCATAATGCTGGCTGGCTCCGCCCTTTTGGCGCTGACCGCCTGCGAAGAGCCGCTTGATTGGGACCTTCGCAATCAGGTTGGTAATGGTGCCGCCACATCGAATGCAGCCCTTGGCGCAACAGCAGATCGCCCGCAACCGGACGCGCGTGGGATCATCTCTTACCCCGGATATCAGGTCGCTGTTGCCCGACGCGGCGACACTGTGAATAGCCTTGCCGCGCGAATTGGCGCCAATGCCAGTCAACTGGCCAGTTTCAATGGCGTCAAACCCGAAGACAACCTGCGTGACGGCGAAGTTCTTGCCCTGCCCGGCCGTGTTGCGGAACCTTCTGGTGGCCCCATCCAGCCGAATGGCAACGTTGACATCAGCACATTGGCAGGATCAGCCATCGACAAGGCCGATTCACAAACGGTTAAAACCAGCACACTGTCGCCAAGCCCCATACAGCAAACTGGTGTTGAACCGATCCGCCACAAGGTCGAGCGCGGCGAAACCGCCTTTACCATCGCGCGACTCTATAATGTCTCAGTCCGCAGCCTGTCGGAATGGAACGGATTGGATAGCAACTTCACCGTACGCGAAGGCCAGTTCCTGATGATCCCTGTCGCCCTGCCGGGAAAAAAGAACGAACCCTTTGATGCTGGTGCGGCCACGGTCACAACATCGACACCCGGCTCAGGTAGCCCGACCCCAACACCACCAAGTGCGTCAAAGCCTTTGCCGGATGAGAAAACCGTCCCCGTGTCCGAACCCGTTAAGACCACCACCATTGCGCCGGATCTGGGCGCAGAACAATCAAAATCCACGGCCCGTATGGGATACCCAGTGCAGGGCAATATCGTTCGTGATTATGAAAAGGGTAAAAACGAAGGCATCGATATCGCTGCCAAGGCCGGAAGCGCCGTCAAAAGCGCCGCAGATGGCGTGGTCGCAGCCGTCACGCAAGACACCCGCGGTACCTCGATCATCGTGATCAAACACCCCGGTAACTTGCTGACTGTTTATTCCAACATCGATGCCGTTGCGGTGAAAAAAGGTGGGGCAGTCAACCGCGGCCAGAAAATTGCACAGATCAGCAAACAAGGCGCGGAGGCTCTGCACTTTGAAATCCGTAAAGGCACCGACAGCACCGACCCAATTCCCTATCTGAAATAA
- a CDS encoding protein-L-isoaspartate(D-aspartate) O-methyltransferase translates to MSAMNEVAERKMQFLFALRSKGVTDKRVLNAMEHVDRGPFIRGHFSDRAYEDTPLPIACGQTISQPSVVGLMTQALKISPRDTVLEVGTGSGYQAAILSQLARRVYTVDRFKRLATEAAAIFRQLDLTNITTLTADGSFGLPDQAPFDRILVTAAAEDPPGPLLAQLKIGGIMVLPVGQSDTVQSLIRVTRSETGYDYDELRPVRFVPLVEGLGRDTE, encoded by the coding sequence ATGAGCGCTATGAATGAGGTTGCCGAACGCAAGATGCAGTTCCTGTTTGCCCTGCGGTCCAAAGGGGTAACCGACAAGCGTGTCCTCAACGCAATGGAGCACGTTGACCGTGGACCATTCATTCGCGGCCATTTTTCCGACCGAGCCTATGAAGACACGCCACTGCCCATTGCCTGTGGCCAGACCATCAGCCAGCCATCAGTGGTAGGCCTGATGACGCAAGCGCTGAAAATCAGCCCACGCGACACGGTACTAGAGGTTGGCACCGGTTCGGGTTACCAAGCCGCGATCCTCAGCCAACTGGCCCGCCGGGTCTACACGGTTGATCGGTTCAAACGTCTGGCCACTGAAGCGGCGGCAATCTTTCGCCAACTGGACCTGACCAATATCACCACATTGACCGCCGATGGCAGCTTTGGCTTACCTGACCAAGCACCATTTGACCGCATCCTTGTAACCGCCGCTGCCGAAGATCCGCCAGGGCCGCTCTTGGCGCAGCTCAAAATCGGGGGTATTATGGTTTTACCGGTCGGTCAGTCCGACACCGTTCAAAGCCTGATCAGGGTCACCCGATCCGAAACCGGCTATGATTATGACGAGCTACGCCCGGTCCGTTTTGTGCCCTTGGTCGAGGGTCTGGGACGCGATACAGAATAA
- the tatC gene encoding twin-arginine translocase subunit TatC: MSHSDEIEDSSAPLIEHLTELRNRLIHSVVAFIIGMVICFTVATPIFNFLTAPLCSVLAERGQDCDLIFISPQEGFFVAIKVSLLGGFILAFPYIANQMWRFVAPGLYKNEKGAFLPFLVASPFMFILGASFAFYVVTPLAYDFFLGFQQFGQEGEAVVGEEVTQGLSVVFQGSAQEYLNLTIKFIVAFGLCFQLPVLLTLMGKAGLVTAPGLRSVRKYAVVGILVLAALVTPPDVITQVILFVVVYGLYEISIFLVQRVEREREKKLRAEGLWFDDDEDDDAEAEAEDEDDQGDVMDLPEDPKP, encoded by the coding sequence ATGAGCCACAGCGACGAGATTGAAGACTCCAGCGCGCCGCTGATTGAGCATCTGACCGAACTGCGTAACCGCCTGATCCACAGCGTTGTGGCGTTTATTATCGGGATGGTGATTTGTTTTACTGTTGCAACGCCGATCTTTAATTTTTTGACCGCGCCCTTGTGTTCGGTTCTGGCCGAACGCGGGCAAGACTGTGATCTGATCTTTATCAGCCCGCAGGAAGGCTTCTTTGTTGCGATTAAAGTCTCGCTATTGGGCGGCTTTATTCTGGCGTTTCCATATATTGCCAACCAGATGTGGCGTTTTGTGGCGCCGGGCTTGTACAAAAATGAAAAAGGCGCGTTTTTGCCGTTTCTCGTTGCGTCGCCATTTATGTTTATTCTGGGGGCGTCATTTGCATTTTATGTTGTGACACCATTGGCTTATGACTTCTTCCTTGGGTTCCAACAGTTTGGCCAAGAGGGTGAAGCTGTTGTTGGCGAAGAAGTGACCCAGGGGCTGTCTGTTGTATTCCAAGGCTCCGCGCAGGAATATCTGAACCTGACGATCAAGTTCATCGTGGCCTTTGGCCTTTGTTTCCAATTGCCGGTGCTGCTGACCCTGATGGGTAAGGCGGGACTGGTGACTGCACCGGGCCTGCGCAGCGTGCGTAAATACGCGGTGGTGGGCATTCTTGTGCTGGCCGCTTTGGTGACACCGCCCGATGTGATCACGCAGGTGATCTTGTTCGTTGTGGTTTACGGTCTTTATGAGATTTCGATTTTCCTTGTTCAACGGGTTGAGCGCGAACGTGAGAAAAAACTGCGTGCCGAGGGCCTGTGGTTCGATGATGACGAGGACGACGACGCTGAAGCTGAAGCCGAGGACGAAGACGATCAGGGGGATGTGATGGATCTACCCGAGGACCCCAAACCATGA
- a CDS encoding SDR family oxidoreductase → MTDQSTSKIALVTGASRGLGAALAEDLAKTHHVVAVARTTGALEELDDRIQASGGQATLAPMDINQPDAMAQLCRSIYDRWGSIDLWAHCAVHAPPMSPAPHMDMKDWDKTLTSNVTAAGRLITFIAPLLGDQGQAVFFDDPCTGDKFFGAYGASKAAQIALARSWQAENAKSGPKVHILTPNPMPTAVRARFFPGENRDTLTSAQSEAKRLLAQI, encoded by the coding sequence ATGACTGATCAGAGCACATCAAAAATCGCCCTCGTCACTGGGGCATCCCGTGGTTTGGGCGCCGCATTGGCCGAAGATCTGGCCAAGACGCATCACGTTGTTGCCGTGGCCCGTACCACTGGCGCGCTGGAAGAGCTGGACGACCGCATTCAGGCTTCTGGTGGTCAGGCAACCCTTGCACCGATGGACATCAACCAACCCGACGCCATGGCGCAGCTGTGCCGCTCAATCTATGACCGTTGGGGCAGCATTGATCTCTGGGCCCACTGTGCCGTGCATGCGCCACCAATGTCCCCGGCCCCGCATATGGACATGAAAGACTGGGACAAGACCCTGACCAGCAATGTCACCGCAGCCGGCCGTCTGATCACCTTTATCGCGCCTTTGTTGGGCGATCAGGGTCAGGCAGTATTTTTTGATGATCCCTGCACAGGTGACAAATTCTTTGGCGCATACGGTGCCAGCAAAGCCGCGCAAATCGCTCTGGCGCGCAGTTGGCAGGCAGAGAATGCCAAATCTGGCCCCAAGGTGCATATTCTCACCCCAAATCCGATGCCCACAGCGGTGCGCGCACGCTTTTTCCCTGGTGAAAACCGTGATACGCTGACATCCGCGCAATCCGAGGCCAAACGCCTGTTGGCACAGATCTGA
- a CDS encoding ATP-binding protein, giving the protein MSDPLKRIAAALERMSPAALSAPDFAAADAFVWHVEPDRLEPVAQVSRVDMALLVGINRSRDTLLENTRQFARGLPANNALLWGARGMGKSSLVKAVHAAVRAENLPLKLVELQREDMSSVGRLLNHLRGAEERFVLFCDDLSFSHDDQHYKSLKAVLDGGIEGRPENVVFYATSNRRHLMPRDMIENERSSAINPSEAVEEKVSLSDRFGLWLGFHPCDQDEYLAMIRGYCDAHGVAIDDETLRAEAIEWQATRGARSGRVAWQYFTDLAGRQGVTV; this is encoded by the coding sequence ATGAGCGACCCGCTGAAGCGGATTGCAGCGGCGCTGGAACGGATGAGCCCGGCGGCGTTGTCCGCCCCGGACTTTGCCGCAGCTGATGCCTTTGTTTGGCATGTGGAACCGGACCGGCTGGAGCCTGTGGCGCAGGTCAGCAGGGTGGATATGGCGCTTTTGGTTGGCATCAACCGATCACGAGATACATTGCTGGAGAACACCCGCCAGTTTGCCCGTGGCTTGCCCGCCAACAACGCGCTTTTGTGGGGCGCGCGGGGGATGGGTAAATCATCGCTGGTCAAAGCGGTGCACGCTGCGGTGCGGGCCGAAAACCTGCCGCTGAAACTGGTTGAACTGCAGCGCGAAGATATGAGCAGTGTCGGGCGTTTGTTGAACCACCTGCGCGGAGCGGAAGAGCGGTTTGTGCTGTTTTGTGACGACCTGAGCTTTAGCCATGATGACCAGCATTACAAATCACTTAAGGCGGTGCTGGACGGCGGCATTGAGGGCCGGCCAGAAAATGTGGTGTTCTATGCGACCTCTAATCGCCGTCACCTGATGCCGCGTGATATGATCGAGAATGAGCGCTCAAGTGCGATCAACCCGTCTGAGGCGGTTGAGGAAAAGGTGTCATTGTCGGATCGCTTTGGCCTGTGGCTGGGCTTTCACCCCTGTGATCAGGATGAATATCTGGCGATGATCAGGGGCTATTGTGATGCGCATGGTGTTGCTATTGACGATGAAACCTTGCGTGCTGAGGCGATCGAATGGCAGGCCACACGTGGCGCGCGCTCAGGCCGGGTGGCGTGGCAGTATTTCACCGATCTGGCTGGACGTCAGGGCGTGACGGTTTAA
- the tatB gene encoding Sec-independent protein translocase protein TatB: MFDLGFMELLVIGVVALIVVGPKDLPGMFRTVGNFVGKAKGMAREFSRAMNDAADDSGMNEVGKMLKTASNPIRTVADEVKSSTEGFVQQTMNSGKPKDDAGKVDPERQGKADKIKAKAAEKATERKAAEAAKAAEDKPVKKAAPKKAAAKTASKSTTAKPKAAAKKPAAAKTATKKPAAKTSAAKTVAKSAAKKPAAKKTTKPAEDKA; encoded by the coding sequence ATGTTTGATCTGGGCTTTATGGAGCTGCTGGTCATCGGCGTGGTTGCATTGATCGTCGTTGGCCCCAAGGATCTGCCGGGCATGTTCCGCACGGTTGGTAATTTCGTGGGCAAGGCCAAGGGCATGGCGCGCGAGTTTAGCCGTGCGATGAATGATGCAGCTGATGACAGTGGGATGAATGAAGTGGGCAAGATGCTGAAGACGGCATCAAACCCAATCCGTACCGTTGCGGATGAGGTCAAATCATCGACTGAAGGCTTTGTGCAGCAGACCATGAACAGCGGCAAGCCCAAGGATGACGCAGGTAAGGTTGATCCTGAACGCCAGGGAAAAGCCGACAAGATCAAAGCCAAAGCTGCCGAAAAAGCGACCGAGCGTAAGGCGGCAGAAGCTGCAAAAGCGGCTGAAGATAAGCCTGTGAAAAAGGCAGCGCCTAAGAAGGCTGCTGCAAAAACGGCAAGCAAATCGACGACTGCAAAGCCCAAGGCGGCTGCGAAGAAGCCCGCAGCTGCAAAAACCGCAACAAAGAAGCCTGCGGCAAAAACCAGTGCAGCCAAGACGGTTGCCAAATCAGCGGCCAAGAAGCCCGCCGCAAAAAAGACCACAAAACCTGCCGAGGATAAGGCATGA